The following proteins are encoded in a genomic region of Tachysurus fulvidraco isolate hzauxx_2018 chromosome 22, HZAU_PFXX_2.0, whole genome shotgun sequence:
- the LOC113653213 gene encoding gamma-crystallin M2-like, which translates to MGKVVFYEDRNFTGRSYECSSDCSDMSSYLSRCHSCKVESGCWMVYDRPNFMGNQYFIRRGEYPDYMSLWGWGNNCIRSCRMIPMYRGNYRMRIYERENYMGQMMELSDDCDSITDRYHWSGGCHSCHVMDGHWLAYEHPHYRGRMWYFRPGEYRSFRDYGNMNFMSARRIMDSWY; encoded by the exons ATGGGCAAA GTCGTCTTCTACGAGGACCGGAACTTCACGGGCCGCTCCTACGAGTGCAGCAGTGACTGTTCCGACATGTCCTCCTACCTGAGCCGCTGCCACTCCTGCAAGGTGGAGAGCGGCTGCTGGATGGTGTACGATCGGCCCAACTTCATGGGAAACCAGTACTTCATCAGGAGGGGCGAGTACCCTGACTACATGAGCTTGTGGGGCTGGGGCAACAACTGCATCAGGTCCTGCCGCATGATCCCTATG TACAGGGGCAACTACAGGATGAGGATCTATGAGCGGGAGAATTACATGGGGCAGATGATGGAGCTGAGCGACGACTGCGACTCTATCACGGATCGCTACCACTGGTCCGGCGGATGTCACTCGTGCCACGTGATGGACGGCCACTGGCTGGCGTACGAGCATCCTCACTACAGAGGTAGGATGTGGTACTTCAGGCCCGGAGAGTACCGCAGCTTCAGGGACTACGGCAACATGAACTTCATGAGCGCAAGACGCATCATGGACTCCTGGTATTAA